In the Marinomonas algicola genome, one interval contains:
- a CDS encoding ATP-binding protein has protein sequence MQRNLLNALIAWKNQPVRKPLLIDGARQTGKTYLLQELFGNAFANILRIDFLENPAYKEAFDGSLSPNELVMNIELLTNQAFNPETDLLILDEIGECERAVTSLKYFAEKAPSYFVAASGSNIGLLNTFSVGKVEQYNLRPLTFQEFIDASNEQALIKAFDSQASTPAVHTKLMDKLTDYFFTGGMPEAVSAWYQYKDSSILERVEKVTKIHADLVEGYRRDFGKYAGKVDATLIESVFNSIPAQLSLVSDESVKRFKFRHVHERKSRYSDFETAIHWLNCCRLALPNYPVEGLPKSPLAAYKKENRVKLFLFDVGLLNHMLGSSYKEIKQQNYELSVYNYRGYVAENFVQQELTAVGVDPSYSWNDARAEIEFILATDEGDIVPVEVKSGKRTKAKSLASYVEKCTPSKTFKLTGTQGSSALKQTNIVMPLYFTQYLPQRW, from the coding sequence ATGCAGCGCAACTTACTAAACGCCCTAATAGCATGGAAAAATCAACCGGTGCGCAAGCCATTATTGATCGATGGTGCAAGACAAACAGGTAAAACCTATCTGCTACAAGAGTTATTTGGGAACGCCTTTGCCAACATCCTTCGTATCGACTTCCTTGAAAACCCTGCTTACAAAGAGGCGTTCGATGGCTCACTGTCACCTAACGAGCTAGTCATGAACATTGAGTTGTTAACCAACCAAGCGTTCAATCCAGAAACCGACTTGCTGATATTAGATGAAATTGGCGAATGTGAACGAGCCGTTACTTCGCTTAAGTATTTTGCCGAAAAAGCCCCGTCCTATTTTGTCGCAGCCAGCGGTTCTAACATTGGTTTGCTCAACACCTTCTCTGTGGGCAAGGTAGAACAATACAATTTACGACCACTGACCTTCCAAGAATTTATTGACGCATCCAACGAGCAAGCACTGATCAAAGCATTTGATAGTCAAGCAAGCACACCGGCGGTGCATACTAAATTGATGGATAAACTAACCGACTATTTTTTTACCGGTGGTATGCCGGAAGCCGTTTCTGCTTGGTATCAGTATAAGGATTCAAGCATTCTAGAGCGTGTTGAAAAAGTCACAAAAATTCATGCCGATTTAGTTGAAGGTTATCGCCGAGATTTCGGTAAGTACGCGGGCAAGGTCGATGCCACACTGATTGAATCGGTGTTTAATAGCATTCCAGCCCAGCTATCACTTGTCAGCGATGAGTCGGTTAAACGCTTTAAATTTAGGCATGTGCATGAGCGTAAATCTCGTTATAGCGATTTTGAAACCGCGATCCATTGGCTTAACTGCTGTCGCTTAGCTTTGCCAAACTACCCTGTTGAAGGATTGCCGAAATCTCCGTTGGCGGCCTATAAAAAAGAAAATAGGGTGAAACTGTTTCTGTTTGATGTGGGCCTGCTTAATCATATGCTGGGCAGCAGTTATAAAGAGATTAAGCAACAAAACTATGAGCTTTCTGTTTATAACTACAGGGGCTATGTGGCTGAAAACTTTGTGCAACAAGAGCTTACCGCTGTTGGCGTTGACCCAAGTTATTCATGGAATGACGCCCGCGCCGAAATCGAATTTATTTTGGCGACCGATGAAGGCGATATCGTCCCTGTTGAAGTCAAAAGTGGTAAACGTACAAAAGCAAAATCATTGGCATCCTACGTTGAAAAATGTACTCCCAGTAAAACCTTTAAGTTAACGGGTACACAAGGTTCATCGGCGTTAAAGCAAACCAATATCGTGATGCCTTTGTATTTCACGCAGTATTTACCTCAGAGATGGTAA
- a CDS encoding helix-turn-helix domain-containing protein, with protein sequence MAKRDLHNVLFPKQRKILTHFGEDLLLAMKRRGFTKKLLCERTGFDHKTVNKVFAGDPGVAIGTYLKVMAVLGMESNFAEMAAHDEVGIKLQNIKLLEGSK encoded by the coding sequence ATGGCTAAGCGTGACTTACACAATGTACTGTTTCCGAAGCAGCGCAAAATCCTGACGCATTTTGGTGAAGACTTGCTGTTGGCGATGAAACGACGTGGTTTTACAAAAAAGCTACTGTGTGAACGTACTGGTTTTGATCATAAAACCGTGAATAAAGTCTTCGCCGGTGATCCGGGCGTTGCCATAGGCACTTACTTAAAAGTGATGGCCGTTCTTGGCATGGAAAGCAACTTTGCAGAAATGGCCGCTCATGATGAAGTGGGTATCAAGCTGCAAAACATAAAATTGCTGGAAGGTTCAAAATGA